In a genomic window of Vigna angularis cultivar LongXiaoDou No.4 chromosome 6, ASM1680809v1, whole genome shotgun sequence:
- the LOC108342850 gene encoding allantoinase yields the protein MDQFVWRVLPLLTILVSFLVFFYFQNSDTAQLYPIIKLPRSKCSLLPHHHFWISSKRIVTPQGIISGSVEINEGRIVSVVEGYGKQGQSKQEEIIDYGDAVVMPGLIDVHVHLDEPGRTEWEGFDTGTRAAAAGGVTTVVDMPLNNYPTTVSKETLKLKLDAAEDKIYVDVGFWGGLVPENALNLTILDDLLSAGVLGVKSFMCPSGINDFPMTTIDHIKAGLSVLAKYKRPIVVHSELVQDYGNDLEHDDNRDPHDYLTYLNTRPPSWEEAAIRQLVGVSKDTGIGGSLEGAHIHIVHLSDSSASLDLIKEAKSRGDSISVETCPHYLAFTSEEIPNGDTRFKCSPPIRDAQNKDKLWEAVLEGHIDLLTTDHSPTVPELKLLEEGDFLKAWGGISSLQFNLPVTWSYGKKYGLTIEQLSLLWSKRPAALAGIESKGTIEVGNHADIVVWQPEQEFDLDDNYPVFIKHYELSAYMGSRLSGKVMDTYVRGNLVFKDGKHAPAACGVQILAT from the exons ATGGATCAGTTTGTGTGGAGGGTGTTGCCTTTGTTAACAATCCTTGTTTCCTTTTTGGTATTCTTCTACTTCCAGAATTCAGACACGGCGCAGTTATATCCTATCATAAAG TTGCCACGGAGTAAATGCAGCCTTCTTCCCCATCACCACTTCTGGATATCCAGCAAACGCATCGTGACCCCACAGGGGATCATTTCTGGTTCAG TGGAGATAAATGAAGGGAGAATAGTATCTGTCGTTGAGGGATATGGTAAGCAGGGCCAGTCTAAGCAAGAAGAAATAATAGATTATGGAGATGCTGTTGTCATGCCTGGCTTGATTGATGT GCACGTACATCTTGATGAACCGGGAAGAACCGAGTGGGAAGGATTTGATACTGGTACCAGAGCTGCTGCTGCTG GTGGAGTAACCACAGTGGTTGACATGCCTCTAAACAATTACCCTACAACCGTGTCTAAGGAGACGCTGAAGCTTAAG CTTGACGCTGCAGAGGATAAAATCTATGTTGATGTTG GATTTTGGGGAGGCCTGGTCCCTGAAAATGCCCTTAATCTAACTATTCTTGACGATCTCTTGAGTGCTGGTGTTCTTGGTGTGAAG TCTTTTATGTGTCCTTCAGGAATTAATGACTTTCCTATGACAACTATTGACCATATCAAG GCGGGATTATCAGTGTTGGCAAAATATAAAAGACCTATAGTTGTGCATTCTGAGCTTGTACAAGATTATGGCAATGATTTGGAGCATGATGACAACCGTGATCCACATGATTATTTGACATATCTCAACACCAGACCACCTTCATG GGAGGAGGCAGCCATTAGACAACTTGTAGGTGTTTCGAAGGACACTGGAATTGGTGGTTCTTTAGAAGGAGCACATATTCATATTGTCCACTTGTCTGATTCAAGTGCTTCCTTAGATCTGATTAAG GAAGCAAAAAGTCGAGGTGATAGCATAAGCGTCGAGACTTGTCCTCACTACCTGGCTTTCACCTCTGAAGAGATACCAAATGGAGATACTCGTTTTAAGTGTTCCCCACCCATTCGTGATGCACAAAACAAAGACAAATTATGGGAGGCTGTATTG GAGGGACACATTGACCTGTTAACAACTGATCATTCACCAACTGTGCCTGAACTCAAGCTTCTTGAGGAGGGTGACTTCTTGAAGGCTTGGGGGGGCATATCATCTTTGCAG TTTAATCTTCCGGTGACGTGGTCGTACGGGAAGAAATATGGACTAACTATAGAACAGTTGTCGTTATTGTGGAGCAAGAGACCTGCAGCACTTGCTGGGATAGAATCAAAG GGGACTATTGAAGTTGGAAACCATGCAGATATTGTAGTTTGGCAACCAGAGCAGGAGTTCGACCTGGATGACAATTACCCTGTTTTCATTAAACATTAC GAACTCTCTGCTTACATGGGAAGTAGGTTATCAGGAAAAGTTATGGACACTTATGTGAGAGGAAATCTTGTGTTTAAGGATGGGAAGCATGCTCCTGCAGCCTGTGGTGTTCAAATTCTAGCCACATGA
- the LOC108342717 gene encoding non-specific lipid-transfer protein-like — MGKKTFIAYVLFISMMLVESEVHAITCNEAITFLLPCEPFMLGLGPRIPSLSCCTSIAIIFKQTKTPELRRSTCSCLKNAAFQAGIKHERATLLSRLCRTRFSFPIDPLVDCSSVS; from the exons ATGGGGAAGAAGACATTCATAGCTTATGTCTTGTTTATAAGCATGATGTTAGTGGAAAGTGAAGTGCATGCAATAACATGTAATGAGGCCATAACTTTTTTGTTGCCGTGTGAGCCATTCATGCTGGGTTTGGGTCCAAGAATACCATCACTTAGTTGCTGCACAAGCATAGCAATAATATTCAAACAGACAAAAACACCTGAACTTCGTAGATCCACATGTAGTTGTCTCAAGAACGCCGCATTTCAAGCAGGCATCAAGCATGAGAGAGCCACACTACTTTCTCGCTTATGTAGGACTCGCTTTTCCTTTCCCATTGATCCACTCGTCGATTGTTCTTC GGTTTCTTGA